The Fusarium oxysporum f. sp. lycopersici 4287 chromosome 1, whole genome shotgun sequence DNA segment NNNNNNNNNNNNNNNNNNNNNNNNNNNNNNNNNNNNNNNNNNNNNNNNNNNNNNNNNNNNNNNNNNNNNNNNNNNNNNNNNNNNNNNNNNNNNNNNNNNNNNNNNNNNNNNNNNNNNNNNNNNNNNNNNNNNNNNNNNNNNTCTCGTTCACGTAGCAACGTGCTAAGTTAGTGCTAGAAAATTGCTAAAACCAATACTTGATAGCACCGGACGATATCTTGACTACGACTGTATGTATACCGACTATCCAGGCGGGCTTCAAATCCTTTCCTTGAGTGGTAGGTACACATGGGTGGCAACATGTTGTCTCAGCCAACCCCAACCCCCCTCCGATTTACCTAGGGCTGGGTACCTAGACTGGTAGACTCGGGGAAAGCTCCAAAAGCTGCCACCTGACATCAATCAAGGCATCCAAAAACTGTAACAAAGCAATTGATGGACTTCGAAAGGGGAGAAATGTAACCTTGGGTGGTAATGAACGTTAACATTGACCAAAGGATGGTGCTGGCTAGCAGCGTAGATGCCCTCAAAAGTCCAACTTGACAGACCCCCAAGCCTCGCTAAGTATCCGAGGTAATGGATACCGGTGCATGTTCTCAGTCTGTAAGGAAACAAGCTTGAGTAGTACAAAGATACAAACGTCATTCCTGCTCTCAGATGActgagaaaagagaggtgTTCATAATGATTCCATAAATAAGGTAGCTTCATCTTAGTGGAGGagggaagaaagaagtaTATCCTTTCATCagaacaacaaccaacatTTCCTTACAAAAGCCAACAGCTGATGTTAATAAAGTACAATAAAGAGAGTTCCATTGTAAATGCCACAAAGGCATGACTAATCGCATGTACTTCTTATTCGTTGGTCACCGAAGCTTCTGGTCCGTGATAGTGTAtcatcttttttttttttttttttgtcgCGAATGAAAGAGCCTATTTGTTTGATTAGCAATAGATAACAGTCCAAATAGTAGCACTGTTCACTGCGATTGCACGTCAGTGAATGGACAAGTGGAAGACTTTCAGTTGTGCTAACTTTATTACAAACCGAGCAAAGTCACACCTGCATGAACCACAGAACAATGACTGATCGACCTCATCACGTGACTCCACTGACCCGGACCCATTCTTGACGACTTCTGCGTCCCTCAAGCAGACCTTTGCCAACTTCATCTCTATCTTCAATTAACCAAAACCTCGCTCCATTGCTGATTCGTGCGACGtcgcaacatcaacagaTCACCCCACATCTAGCGACTCGACGTCAGCGCTCTTTGCTACATTGCGACCAGGATCTAGCTCACGCGACGCGATTTATTTTACTCTACCTATTCCAAAAGACGCGTCCCTGACTGAAAGCTTCGCCTCCGACCCTACTTCACGGCGAATTCTTCCGCCACCAAAACTCACCTCAGTCTCACCACATAAACTACTCATTCCCCCGACTACGACTGCGCACTCATCCATTATGCCCATCGaaatcagcctcaacacGCCCCTGGCTGAGGCTCTTAATGCCGCCATCCAGCCTAAACTCGTCGAGGTTGGATGGGGAACTGGCGGTGCCGATGACTCCGCCCTAGCAGAGTATATTATACTCATGCTTGTGAACGGAAAGTCGCAGGACGAAATCGCTGCCGAACTCTCGGGAGATCTACTTGGCCTTGGCTCTGACGATCCCAGCACTCGCAACTTCTCTCAGTGGCTCTTTGAACAGATCGATGCTCTAAATGCCCAGGTTAACGGTGGGGGCAACGCAGCGCCTGGTACAAGTCAAGACGCAATAACAGAAGGCGATGTGGATACAGACATGAATGCTGGTGATGTGTCAGAATTGAATGCGTATGCCAACCCCATCATATTACCCCGTATCACCAAATCACTGACTTCTACAAGACCTACCGGCCCACGCTCAATGCGAAACGGCAACCAGCGCGGGGGACGTGATAAGCGCATGTTCGGACAGATGAACAAAGCCATGGACCGAGCTGGCGATTCTGCACTTCACCGTGTTAGAGGCCAAACAGGAAGCGAACGTATCAACACTCATGGCCGTACACCGCCAAATGGGCCTAGAACAGGCCGGGGTGGAATGGGACGACACAACAACCGCACTGCTAACCTTCAGGCTGGTCTCGCTAACATGGCTGCTGGTGGTCCTCAGGCGCAGTGGATGATGCAAGGTGGCCAGCCCAACTCTGCCGAGTTCGCCGCTATTCTGGAACAACAGAGCCAGATGATGCTTCAAATGCAACAAATCATGTCCAATGGTGGATTCCAGGGTGGATATGGACAGCAACGCCGTGGAGGAAAGTCTCTATTCGACCGTACGCAACACCCCGGCAGAGGTAACTACCGCAAGGGTTTCAACGACCGACAAAGCGGCAACAATGCTGGTGTCGAGGGTGAGGGCGAGGATGTCGACATGTCCGGCGAGAAGCGCGAGCAACTGAACCCGGACGAGACGGTTTGCAAGTACAACTTGAGATGTACCAACAAGGACTGCAAGTTTGCTCACCAGTCACCCGCCGCTCCCCCTGGAACATCGGTTGATGTAAACGATAACTGCAGTTTCGGAGCTGCATGCAAGAACCGAAAATGCGTCGCGCGACACCCTTCACCAGCGGCCCGTCTGGCCCACCAGAGCGAACAAGACTGCAAGTTCTTCCCCAACTGCCAAAATCCTCAGTGCCCTTTCAAGCACCCATCAATGCCCCTCTGTCGAAACGGCGCTGGCTGCACAAATGCCGACTGCAAATTCACTCACGTCAAGACCAAGTGCAGGTTCAACCCTTGCCTCAACCCGAACTGCGCTTTTGCGCACGAGGAAGGCCAGCAAGGTGGCTTTAAGGACAAGGTCTGGACTGCTGGCGAAAGCACAGAGCACCCAAGTGAGAGAAAGTTTGTGGACGACCAAGCTTCcgaagagctcatcaaggGGGAGGATACCGAGGTCAAGCAGGAGACTGATGTCATTGGTTAAATGAAAAAtgagaggaggaaaaggGAGATAGATTGATCGAAAAGAGATCACGATACCCATGGTCAAAGTCCCTAGAGGCCGAGGGACGGCAAATATGCGGCCTTGATGAACAGAAAAGCTGTGGACGAAGGACATGTACTTTTACGGTTGCTTTGTAATGTCTATGGCCGATGTGGCAGAGCATGGAAGGGCGTTTGGGGGTTTGGTATTA contains these protein-coding regions:
- a CDS encoding hypothetical protein (At least one base has a quality score < 10), with translation MPIEISLNTPLAEALNAAIQPKLVEVGWGTGGADDSALAEYIILMLVNGKSQDEIAAELSGDLLGLGSDDPSTRNFSQWLFEQIDALNAQVNGGGNAAPGTSQDAITEGDVDTDMNAGDVSELNAPTGPRSMRNGNQRGGRDKRMFGQMNKAMDRAGDSALHRVRGQTGSERINTHGRTPPNGPRTGRGGMGRHNNRTANLQAGLANMAAGGPQAQWMMQGGQPNSAEFAAILEQQSQMMLQMQQIMSNGGFQGGYGQQRRGGKSLFDRTQHPGRGNYRKGFNDRQSGNNAGVEGEGEDVDMSGEKREQLNPDETVCKYNLRCTNKDCKFAHQSPAAPPGTSVDVNDNCSFGAACKNRKCVARHPSPAARLAHQSEQDCKFFPNCQNPQCPFKHPSMPLCRNGAGCTNADCKFTHVKTKCRFNPCLNPNCAFAHEEGQQGGFKDKVWTAGESTEHPSERKFVDDQASEELIKGEDTEVKQETDVIG